In the genome of Drosophila kikkawai strain 14028-0561.14 chromosome 2R, DkikHiC1v2, whole genome shotgun sequence, the window GCAGCGACTGCTCCAGCAAATGGAGGCTGTGAACGGGAATATCCGGCGACTGGAAGAGCAGCAGGCACTCAGCACTGCCTTGACCATCGAGACGCTGCTGCGAAAGACACGAGACCAGTCGTCGCTTCTCCATCGACTTGCGCAGCTGAAGAGCCTGATGAAACTCGTGGACATTCGCTACTCACAGCTGGGGGACTACGAGCAGCACAAGGACACCCTGGAGCCGAGCACGCTGCTCAAGTTCTCCCTCTGGAGCGTGGATCCCGCCCCCGACTCACTCTCCTCGCAGCTGGAATTGCTGGTTACCTGCCTCTACGGCGATGATTCCTTGGCCATCGACAGCCAGAATGACCACTCCCTACTCTCCGATCTCACAGCCAGCTTCGAGGCGGACCCCGAGCAGATGTGCCTGGGCCGGCAGTCGCCCCAGCAATTTGCCTACCATATCTTCTCCACGGCCGCCTTCACGGAGCTCAAGGGCTACGCCCTGATGGAGTACTCGTATATGGTGCTGCGTCAGCTTGGACGGGGTAACTTCACGCAGGAGCTGCAGCTGATGCGGGAGCACCACCAGCGGCGCTTGGCAGAGGCACAGCGGGTGCTGCATCAGGTAATGTCGAAGAGCGGACGCATCTACTGGCGCTGTGATCCAGGCGACCAGAAGCAGCATGTGGAGGAGAAGACCTACTCGCGCGTGACCCGCCTGCTGCAGGGCTTCGTGGAGAACGAGATCAACCTGAACGAGGGCCAGAACTGCTGGGGCACCTGCGATGATCACCACGACAGCAGTCCCACGGGCTGCTATCAGCCGGAAAATGAGCTCTGTGGCCAGCAGCCACCCTGCAAGGGGAGGCTCTACAACTGCGGCTTCGTCGAGTCGGATATGACCATCTGCCCGGCGTCCAATGACTCTGTGCGGCGGTACGAGTACATCTCCTTTGGTGATGGGCCCACACTGGGCGAAAAAGGGGACGGGGAGTGCAGGGCCAAGGCGGTGGAGCCCTCCTCCTGGTCGTACTGGCTCTTCTGGCGCTGCCACTACTGCTTCTGCCTGTGCGACGAGCCCGGTCCAAAGTCCGATCGCTACTTCAACCTGCGCGACTCTGTCTCGGATTTCGGGCGCAACAGGATCGTTACCGGTGTCAGGTTTGTGAAGCACCACCGCGTATTCCacctgcagctgcagcagggcGAGCTCCTGCCCCGCGGGGCCATTAATATCAGCTCCCTGGAATGGCAGCCCCTGGAGGAGCTCAACCTCACCGATTCGGATCTACGCGATGGCTACGACTATCACACTTTGAGTGCGGACAGCCGAGCCCTGGACCTGGATGAGATCGTGGGCAATGCCACGCACCACGTGGTCACCGGTGTACGTTTCCGTGTTCTCAACAAACACCTGAATCTCGAGGTGCGCTTCACTCCCTTTAACTTCTCTACTGGCCTCCTGGTGGAACCGCAAACGAAGAGCTATTGGCTGGGAAACACCAACGCGCAGCGCCAGAAGCTGATTGTGAAGGACGGTGGTCTGCCCACCGCCTCTGAGCTGCCGTCGCTGCCGCTATCTAAGACCAACCAGTTCATGGAGTTTACCAGCTCCAGCCGGGAGAAAGATGCGGCCCAGAACACAGTGCCCTTTGTGGATGTGCAGGAGGTGGTTCCTCAGCCGCCGGTTCCGCTTGTTGGCCTGGGAATCTATCACAAAGGGCGACCCGGCTACGGGGGTTTCTTTGCCCCCAAAGTGGTGACCTTTGATTTCTCCTCGAATCTGTTTGATTCTCTTAACTAAATGCTACCAATTTTGTGCTTTTATACTTGACCAAGGGGCCAGTGGCTCAAAGTGAGACAGATACAGGGAGTTAGCCTTAAGACAAGCCATTTAACTtgaacaaaaattaagaactAAGAATCTGCCATAAGGTACATGAACCTATATTAACCATAAAACATTATTATAATCATTTCGAAGACTAAAAATAATGCTTattatcatatatatttttatgttctttCAACATTattaatcataaataaattggcATTCAAGAGtcatgttttattttttattatttactatttattagAGAAACCTCACCAGTCTAGATGATTTAGATAAGTTCTTAAgtctatttattttgaaaaccaAAGGCTTGGAACTTTCGCAATCTGCTAAGATTGCACACTATTTCCATAATTGCCttgtgatataaaatattaaaaagaaaaattaaacaaggGGCTTACGTGATTCTAATAAAACAAAGATCTGAGATCTcaatataacaaaaacaaagacaaaatGTACACAATTTCTCATTTATAAGAACGTCAAATTACCCTgtaaactatataaatatagaataaaACACAGAGTACAGTAGTTAACACCTTACACTTACCtgcaataattattttttgaaattaacgTTCCGTTGTCGCGCTTACGTTGCACAAACGTAACGGACGCAGCGGTGAGAAATCCCTAGCGCATCACCTCGTCTGCTCCTCAGAGCTTGATCTCAATGTCAATTGAAGTTGGAATTGAACGCCGATTGCTAACCACATGTTATCGGAGCTTTTGCGTCGCAGCGTCCAGCGACCTCAGTTCCTCCTCATCCAACATCTGAGCGAAAGACTACTCTTAACCGGGGCAACCGCACTTTACTCACAAGCCCGCGACAAGATGACTGACGACATTGCCGTAGATGCTGCCAAGAGGACGGCGGCTCGCACAGCCGTGGACCAGTGGGTGACCGAGGACACCAAGATCCTGGGCATCGGCAGCGGCTCCACCATCGTGCATGCCGTCCAGCGGATTGCGGAACGCAGGTGGAAGGAGGGCGAGCTGGCGGATCTCATCTGTGTACCCTCGTCTTACCAGGCGCACCACCTGATCTTGGACTACAACCTAAACCTGGGCGACCTGGACAGGAATCCCAACATAGATGTATCCATCGACGGAGCCGACGAGGTGGACCGGAAAATGGTGCTGATcaagggcggcggcggctgttTGCTGCAGGAAAAGGTGGTGGCCAACTGCGCCAAGCATTTCATTGTGGTGGCCGACTACACCAAGAACTCTGCCCGCCTGGGCGAGCAGTGGTGCCGGGGCATACCCATTGAGGTGGCCCCCATGGCCTATGTGCCAATCAAGCTGCAGATTGAGGCGCTCTTCGGAGGCGAGGCCTCGCTAAGGATGGCCAAGGTCAAGGCTGGACCAATTGTGACCGACAATGGTAACTTCCTGATGGACTGGAGGTTCATTGCCAACCGGGAGTACGACTGGGCCGAGGTCAACACGGCCATCACCATGATACCCGGCGTCCTGGAGACGGGTTTGTTTGTGAATATGGCCCACAAGTGTTACTTTGGCATGGCCGATGGCACGGTCAAGGTCCAGAATAGGTAGACTGGCACTTATTCTCCTTTTTCCTTATATATCTATTACGTTTTCCTGAATAAAGTTGTGAGCAGTCATTTCCAAGGctctattttgcattaaatgGTTTAAATTCGAGCTTTTCTGGCCTCCAGGACCTGCCTTGGGTCTTTCCAGTCAATGAATCGAATGGGAAGTGTGCGATATCATTCGTTTAtcacaatttattgtaaatGGAGCTACTTAAAAGACATGGTAACACTCCAATTTCAGTTtccttttacaaaataaacaaaatatcgtcgtgtctgtgtgtgtgtgtggtggtgtgactacaaaaataaatttaaacaataaataaactacTGAACACACCTATCATCGGATGGACTGTAATCCTAGAAGGACTTCTTGCTCCGTCCTGGGAGCACGGTCTCCTTCAGATACTGGAACAAAGAGAGCAGTCCCTGCTTCTTGTTCCGCGAAAAGTAATTGCTGACCACGTCGGGACTGCGCCGGCTCTGGTCGCTGACGGTGGTGGGCAGGACGCTGTCGTTGGCGCTGAGCGAGACGAACAGGGCAAAGGGCACGATCCACATGCAGATGGTGAAGTAGGCCAGGACCTGGttgaataaagaaataaattatactGGGAAAAGTAGGTAATGACCCCCTCTCCCGATATATCCACTAACCTGCGTAAAAGGCACATACACGCTGGTGAAATACTGAAAGGCCAGAAAGTGATTGACCACCAGCATGGCCAGGGAGCCCAGCAGGGGCAGCGACAGCAGGCGCACAAAGGGGAATCCACCCATGATGGCCAGGTGGAAACCCTGAGCCACGAAGCCGCAGATAATCATGCTCCAGGGCAGGTCCTCGAACAGCATCAACAGGATGTACACGAAGATGGTGAAGCTAATCATGCCCAGAATGCACTTTCGCGCCGCCGTGGTGTACTCCTCCGCCAACTCTGCCAGGTAGTAGAGGCCGGCcactgaaagaaaaaagaGTAGACGTTGGCACCAAACAaagacggcggcggcgggtgGCCTCACCTATGGACAGGGTGAGGAACACTATCTGTATGCCCAGGGACACCCAGCCCAGAATGTAGAGGAAACCCATGATGTGTACTTTAGCCGGAGAATCGGACTATATAATAgggtatattatatatttgtatgtattaTATAGAGGCGGCTCCAATCGGCcgacaaaacaaaacaaaccgaTTGGTGTGGCTTCAGGGAGGGAGCTACAAAACGCTGGTCCCTCTGCTTCTGCCCGGTGGTGTTTCTCGCTGAACGGCACACGGTCACACTGTTGTGCAAAAAATAAGAGCGCGTGGTATTTTCCGCCGCACGCTTTAGATTTCGTCACTTGGAGCAACGCTTTGCTGCGTTTGGACTCCCTAACTAACTAGGTAAGCGGCTAGGACTAGCTGCCCAGCGATTCGCATCCAATGTCTGCGGGCAATGAAggcgaggaggaggcggcagcggcggcgactgctgctgcggctgaaCGCGAGGCGACGCTGATGGCCGAGGCCGTGGCTGTGGCCTATCAGAGCGAGGACGAGGCTCAAGAGATGGCTGcccaggcggaggaggaggaggatgcaGGTGAGGCAGCGCCAGATAACCAAGAGGGCGAAGAGGAAGCCATGAGCGAGAGCGGCACCGGCGATGGCGGCGAGAATGCTGAAAATGACAGCAACGACAGTAATAGCGGCGAGGATGGCGGCAATCCAGAGGAAACCGCTGCCGCCGATCGCCGTCAGGCCACCAAGAGGGAGCTAACAGCAATCATCGAAAAgtgggagcagcagcaaaccCAAAACGGCTACGATCCCATACCCACTTTGAGAAGGTaacaaaagagaaaaaatgCTCTAGGCAACCTTGACTATAACCCTTTAAACCCGCAGCCTGGCCGAGATCTTTGAGCGCGAGAAGGATGTGTATAGACGCAAGGACCCGGATCCCCTGGACACGCGTCATCCCTACCGAGCGGATCCCAGCTGCCAGTATGGACTGCTGCTGAAGCTGCTCTTCCGCAAAGATGCGTTCATGAGCAAGGTAGGGTTCCTCCAGAGTTCCCAGCTTAGAGACTCACCTTTACCTTGCAGCTCCTCAGCGATTACCTGCGGGAGAACTACTTCAGTCGCCAGGGCGTGAGCCGCAGTTCTCTGGAACTCAACATCCTGGCCTGCCGCCTCATCCTGGAGCTAATGCCTGGCCTGGAGACCACAGTGGTCTTTCAGACCGCCGACGACGACGGGACCATCAATCGCATCTACAGCTGGGCGGAGGACAGCATTGAACCACTGCAGAGCTATGCCACCGGCCTCCTGGCGGATGCCATGGATGTGAGCGACATAACCATCAACTACAGGGATCAGAACATGCGCCTGGTGCCCAAGATGATCAAGCGCCTGCACATGCTGCTGGCTATCAGCAAGAGTGCCGCCTCCGAGGCCAGCAACACATCGCTGCACAATCAGTCGGCGGACAGCAGCACGGCGTCGGCGAACATGCTCAGCTGGGTGGCCTGTGCCAGCAATCAGTCCGCTCCCCAGTCGCCGCAGCACAATGGCGGTGGCGCCGGAATCCCAGCCGTTCATGGCGATGCCTCCAACATGTCCATCTTGTTCGAGAACAGCCGGGATGCCTTTCCCGTGTCGAGGTACTACAAGCGCATGTACATACCCATGCATCCGCCGACGGCGGACACCAGCCAGATGCTGATCATGCGATACCTGACCAGCCTGGGCGAGTATCAGGAGTACCTGGCCATGGCCTTCGAGAACAACGTGATGCAGCTGATCTTTGGCTATCTGGAGAACCTGGATCGCCGCGACACCTGCCTGGCCTACGAGGTGCTCAAGTATCTGGCCTCGCTGCTGTGTCACAAGAAGTTTGCCTTGGAGTTTATTGCCCACGGTGGCCTGGAGGTGGGTTCAACGCGATCAAATCCCTGTGGCAATAGATTCCCCTTAACCTTGCTTCCCTCCTGCAGCTTCTCTTGAAGGTTCCCCGGCCCAGTCTGGCCACCACGGGCGTGTCCATAGCCATTTACTATCTGGCCTACTGCGAGGATGCCATGGAGCGCATCTGTAGCATGCAGCGTCCGCTGATCTCGGAGCTGGTGCGCTATGCCCTGTGGATCCTGGGGCGCTGCCACGACTCCTCCAAGTGTCATGCCACCATGTTCTTCAGCCTGAGCTTCCAGTTCAAGGTCATATTGGATGAGTTTGATGCCCAGGATGGCTTGCGAAAGCTCTACAATGTGGTGAGTAACCTTTAGGGGAAATGAAAACGTAGAAAGGTCCAGGACGTAATCCAGTTTATCCACACAGATCTCCGTGCTGAAGATCCTCGATCCCAGCCACAATGACAGCGACAACGACTCGGAGATCAACGAGGACCAGGAGTGCGCCTCGCGGCAGATGGTGCGCCATGTGTGCGTGGCCCTCAAGCGGTACATGGAGGCGCACTTCTTCTACAAGTACAACAGCTTCCTCTGCCAGCACTACGCCGCCTCCTCGTCGCATTTCTTTAGCCAGAATCCCACGGTGGCCGCCAAGCTGACCTTTGACCAGCTGCACGACCAGATACGCACCCTCCAGGAGCACACCTCGATCCGCGCCCAGTGGCAGCCGGTGGACCAGCTGATGAAGCTGGGCGGCATCACCATGCTGCTGAGGATCATCGCCTTCAGCTACGACTGGATGAACACAGGACGCTCGGAGACGGTGCGCTCGGCCCTGGATGTGCTCAGCGTTTGCTGCATCATCCCGCGGGTGTACGTCGTCCTCTGCGAACGCCTCACGATGCTGGACAAGACCACCACATCAGGCTTCTGCTCGGTACTGGGCGCAGCCGCTGGGGAGATAACCACGGACGCGGAGGTGCTCAAGTCGGCGCTGGCCGTGCTCTGCCACTGCGTCTGCTCGCCGATTATCCGCAATCcggacagcagcagcgccgGCGGTAGGATGATCAAGTTCGGGAACTCGTCGCGCAAGAACAAGGCCAACAACAAGTACGCCGAGGAGCTGATCGAGCGCGTGTGGGAGTCGGTGTGCTCCAACAACGGCATCGTGGTGCTACTCTCGCTGATGCAGACCAAGGGACCCATCACGGATGCAGACTGCATCCGCGGCATGGCCTGCCGAGCCCTAGCGGGTCTCGCTCGCTCCGATCGCGTCCGGCAGATCGTAAGCAAGCTGCCGCTCTTTGCCAGCGGACAGCTCCAGACGCTGATGCGGGACCCCATACTACAGGAGAAGCGGGCGGAGCACGTGATCTTCCAGAAGTACGCCCTGGAGCTGCTCGAGCGGGTGTCGGGCAAGACGAAGCCGCTGAACAACCCGTTGGATCCGTCGCTCTCCAACATGCACAAGGCGAACGTGATTGCCCAGACGCGCATCCAGTACAACAAGCagcagctctaccagctcatCTTCGAGCACCTGGAGAGCAACGGCCTCTCGCAGACGGCCCAGATGCTGCAGCGCGAGGTGGGTCTGCCGCTGCAGACGCCGACCACGCGCAACTTCCACCAGTCGCCGTTCGACTACAAGACCCTGcccagcggcggcagcagctcgCTGTCCAGGAGCCGCCTGCGCAGCCGAATGCAGGATGTGAATGCGGCGATTATGGCCAGCGGTGAGCCGAGCAGGAGCTTCAGCGAGGACTCCCTGCTGGCTGCAGTGGGAACGGTCGCGGGAGCTGGAGAAGCAGCcagtggcagcagcggcaTACCGAACTTTGGATGCTTGAATGCCAGCAGCCAGACTCCGCCCATCAAGATCCGGCGAACGGAGCGCCACCCGTCGATGAGCTCCTCGGTCAGCCGCTCGAACGTCATCCAGAAGCACATGATGGAGCCGGGCGGCATGGCCATGGGCCTGCCCGACGACTTGGCCCAGCCGCATCCCAACCGGGTGACCCTGAACACCATCGTGACGGAATATCTCACCAACCAGCACTCGCTGTGCAACAATCCGGTGATCACCTGCCCCCAGTTTGACCTATACGAGCCGCACAAGTGCCCCGATCCGCGGCCCAGTCGCCTGCTGAGCTCCAACTACAACCTGACCAGCCGGCATGCCCGCACCCAAGCGGGCTTCAATACAAGCCGTTTTGATCGCCGCTACGTCCACACCCACTTCTCGCCCTGGCGTACCCTTCGCTCGGCGGACTACGAGGACCTGGAGTTCACCTGCTGCGATCTGGTGGGCAAGTACATCATCGTGGGCACCCAGCAGGGCGACGGCAGGGTCTTCAACCTGAACAACGGCGTGGAGCAGTTCTTTTCGAACTGCCACAACTTTAGTGTGGATGCGATCAAGGCGAATCGTGCTGGGGATCTGGTCATCACCTCCAGCTTTTGGCGCATCCCCACCAGCATCCTGTGGTCCATAGCCGACAATGAGTTCAAGCTGAAGCTGCGCCTGCCCGACGTCACCTACTGCGAGTTTAGTCAGACATCGCAGGATCGCCTGTTGGGCACTCAAAATGAGGTGAGTTTTCTTGCAGATGCGAGAGGAGCATGCATCCTTAACATTTAGGATATGATCTACATGATTTCGTGATTGTTCCTTTGCAGTGCGCCGTCTTGTATGACATAAATACGGGCACCAGGATGTCCACCTTTACTCCAACCATCCCGAATCTTTACACCAAAAACCGAGCGACTTTGTGTCGCACAGATGAGCTGATATTGTCGGgtaagaaatataaacaaagatataaaaaataccaaCAAATACCAAGccttttttacaatattttctattGCCTCCACAGATGGCGTTCTCTGGGATGTGCGTTCGGGCAAGGAGATCCACAAATTCGACAAGTTCAATCAGTGCATATCGGGCGTCTTCCATCCCAACTGTCTGGAGGTGAGCCTTCCGTTTAACCCATGTTTCTCGACTTAATTAACTATCTTCCCATGCAGATCATTGCCAACACGGAGGTCTGGGACCTGCGCACCTTCCACTTGCTGCAAACGGTGCCCGTGCTGGACCAACGCCAATGCACCTTCTCGCCCATGCACGTCATCTATGGTGCCAGCTTGGGCGCAGACAGGGATCACGACTCGGAGACGACCACCTACGACACGAGTTTCAATGTGCTGGACTCGTACGACTACTCCAGCATAGCTACCATTGATGTGAAGCGCAATATAAATGACCTGAGCGTCAGCGCCAACGGGGGCCTCATCGCGGTCGTGGAGGACTACAGCGGCTACGAATCGAAGCAGGAGACCTACGTGAAGATCTATGCGGTGGGCGTGAAGAAGGGCGAGCGGTCGGAAGAGGTGCGTCCAACTGCTAAGGATCTGGGCAGCGAGGTGGACGACGCATTAGCTGCGTCGTCCTCGGAGCCGCATCAAGCGGGTGCCATCGATGCCCATGGCGGTCATTCGTCCATGTTGGAGTTTGAGGCGGCGCTAGCGGCCGAGGAGGAGTCCCGTCAGATAAATCCCGCCGCCGCTTTGTACGCAAATCCGAATCTTTCCCGCCAGCATGCAGCCAACAGCTCAATTGTTGGCGTGCGACGGCGAGCACGTACACTGGGTGGTAGCTACGGGAGCGGGAACGGTAGTGGCCACCCGAATCCACATCTTAATCCGAATCTAAATGCCAGCGCTGCAATCGATCTGCGAACCCTTATGCGGCGTATGGATGATATTGAACTAAATATTATGTCTATGCTTGCAGGAAGATGATGAGGAGGTGCCCGAATCTGATGAGGACGGTTCGGATACGGGCTCCGAGAGTAAGTGATGTGCTATTCCCGAGTGGCTCCTTCAACGTCTTACCCGCAAGCAGCATTTACTTTAGGTCCTGACTTTATGGGTTTCCCCATGCTGCGGCGCAACctcaacggcaacggcaacaacgatgacgaggacgaggatgatgatgatgatgacgatgatgggGATTTGGATGACGGCGAGCTGCTAAGCAGTGATGAGGACATAGACGTGGACGTTGACGGAGATGGGGACGATGATGCCGAAGACGATGTGTTTGACTATTTCCCCAATGTCGACAGCAGCTCAGATGGTAACTGCTCCTTTGCTCTACATCATTA includes:
- the mahj gene encoding protein mahjong isoform X2 — translated: MSAGNEGEEEAAAAATAAAAEREATLMAEAVAVAYQSEDEAQEMAAQAEEEEDAGEAAPDNQEGEEEAMSESGTGDGGENAENDSNDSNSGEDGGNPEETAAADRRQATKRELTAIIEKWEQQQTQNGYDPIPTLRSLAEIFEREKDVYRRKDPDPLDTRHPYRADPSCQYGLLLKLLFRKDAFMSKLLSDYLRENYFSRQGVSRSSLELNILACRLILELMPGLETTVVFQTADDDGTINRIYSWAEDSIEPLQSYATGLLADAMDVSDITINYRDQNMRLVPKMIKRLHMLLAISKSAASEASNTSLHNQSADSSTASANMLSWVACASNQSAPQSPQHNGGGAGIPAVHGDASNMSILFENSRDAFPVSRYYKRMYIPMHPPTADTSQMLIMRYLTSLGEYQEYLAMAFENNVMQLIFGYLENLDRRDTCLAYEVLKYLASLLCHKKFALEFIAHGGLELLLKVPRPSLATTGVSIAIYYLAYCEDAMERICSMQRPLISELVRYALWILGRCHDSSKCHATMFFSLSFQFKVILDEFDAQDGLRKLYNVISVLKILDPSHNDSDNDSEINEDQECASRQMVRHVCVALKRYMEAHFFYKYNSFLCQHYAASSSHFFSQNPTVAAKLTFDQLHDQIRTLQEHTSIRAQWQPVDQLMKLGGITMLLRIIAFSYDWMNTGRSETVRSALDVLSVCCIIPRVYVVLCERLTMLDKTTTSGFCSVLGAAAGEITTDAEVLKSALAVLCHCVCSPIIRNPDSSSAGGRMIKFGNSSRKNKANNKYAEELIERVWESVCSNNGIVVLLSLMQTKGPITDADCIRGMACRALAGLARSDRVRQIVSKLPLFASGQLQTLMRDPILQEKRAEHVIFQKYALELLERVSGKTKPLNNPLDPSLSNMHKANVIAQTRIQYNKQQLYQLIFEHLESNGLSQTAQMLQREVGLPLQTPTTRNFHQSPFDYKTLPSGGSSSLSRSRLRSRMQDVNAAIMASGEPSRSFSEDSLLAAVGTVAGAGEAASGSSGIPNFGCLNASSQTPPIKIRRTERHPSMSSSVSRSNVIQKHMMEPGGMAMGLPDDLAQPHPNRVTLNTIVTEYLTNQHSLCNNPVITCPQFDLYEPHKCPDPRPSRLLSSNYNLTSRHARTQAGFNTSRFDRRYVHTHFSPWRTLRSADYEDLEFTCCDLVGKYIIVGTQQGDGRVFNLNNGVEQFFSNCHNFSVDAIKANRAGDLVITSSFWRIPTSILWSIADNEFKLKLRLPDVTYCEFSQTSQDRLLGTQNECAVLYDINTGTRMSTFTPTIPNLYTKNRATLCRTDELILSDGVLWDVRSGKEIHKFDKFNQCISGVFHPNCLEIIANTEVWDLRTFHLLQTVPVLDQRQCTFSPMHVIYGASLGADRDHDSETTTYDTSFNVLDSYDYSSIATIDVKRNINDLSVSANGGLIAVVEDYSGYESKQETYVKIYAVGVKKGERSEEEDDEEVPESDEDGSDTGSESPDFMGFPMLRRNLNGNGNNDDEDEDDDDDDDDGDLDDGELLSSDEDIDVDVDGDGDDDAEDDVFDYFPNVDSSSDE
- the LOC108072386 gene encoding uncharacterized protein, giving the protein MKLLLILCAFSVLAVPGYSASSGAGGAIQQTVDIIRFIKEVTQTILHSWSLIEKLPVAEVTAGAVIYEHQQRLLQQMEAVNGNIRRLEEQQALSTALTIETLLRKTRDQSSLLHRLAQLKSLMKLVDIRYSQLGDYEQHKDTLEPSTLLKFSLWSVDPAPDSLSSQLELLVTCLYGDDSLAIDSQNDHSLLSDLTASFEADPEQMCLGRQSPQQFAYHIFSTAAFTELKGYALMEYSYMVLRQLGRGNFTQELQLMREHHQRRLAEAQRVLHQVMSKSGRIYWRCDPGDQKQHVEEKTYSRVTRLLQGFVENEINLNEGQNCWGTCDDHHDSSPTGCYQPENELCGQQPPCKGRLYNCGFVESDMTICPASNDSVRRYEYISFGDGPTLGEKGDGECRAKAVEPSSWSYWLFWRCHYCFCLCDEPGPKSDRYFNLRDSVSDFGRNRIVTGVRFVKHHRVFHLQLQQGELLPRGAINISSLEWQPLEELNLTDSDLRDGYDYHTLSADSRALDLDEIVGNATHHVVTGVRFRVLNKHLNLEVRFTPFNFSTGLLVEPQTKSYWLGNTNAQRQKLIVKDGGLPTASELPSLPLSKTNQFMEFTSSSREKDAAQNTVPFVDVQEVVPQPPVPLVGLGIYHKGRPGYGGFFAPKVVTFDFSSNLFDSLN
- the Rpi gene encoding ribose-5-phosphate isomerase, with translation MLSELLRRSVQRPQFLLIQHLSERLLLTGATALYSQARDKMTDDIAVDAAKRTAARTAVDQWVTEDTKILGIGSGSTIVHAVQRIAERRWKEGELADLICVPSSYQAHHLILDYNLNLGDLDRNPNIDVSIDGADEVDRKMVLIKGGGGCLLQEKVVANCAKHFIVVADYTKNSARLGEQWCRGIPIEVAPMAYVPIKLQIEALFGGEASLRMAKVKAGPIVTDNGNFLMDWRFIANREYDWAEVNTAITMIPGVLETGLFVNMAHKCYFGMADGTVKVQNR
- the LOC108072311 gene encoding protein TEX261 — translated: MGFLYILGWVSLGIQIVFLTLSIVAGLYYLAELAEEYTTAARKCILGMISFTIFVYILLMLFEDLPWSMIICGFVAQGFHLAIMGGFPFVRLLSLPLLGSLAMLVVNHFLAFQYFTSVYVPFTQVLAYFTICMWIVPFALFVSLSANDSVLPTTVSDQSRRSPDVVSNYFSRNKKQGLLSLFQYLKETVLPGRSKKSF
- the mahj gene encoding protein mahjong isoform X1; the encoded protein is MSAGNEGEEEAAAAATAAAAEREATLMAEAVAVAYQSEDEAQEMAAQAEEEEDAGEAAPDNQEGEEEAMSESGTGDGGENAENDSNDSNSGEDGGNPEETAAADRRQATKRELTAIIEKWEQQQTQNGYDPIPTLRSLAEIFEREKDVYRRKDPDPLDTRHPYRADPSCQYGLLLKLLFRKDAFMSKLLSDYLRENYFSRQGVSRSSLELNILACRLILELMPGLETTVVFQTADDDGTINRIYSWAEDSIEPLQSYATGLLADAMDVSDITINYRDQNMRLVPKMIKRLHMLLAISKSAASEASNTSLHNQSADSSTASANMLSWVACASNQSAPQSPQHNGGGAGIPAVHGDASNMSILFENSRDAFPVSRYYKRMYIPMHPPTADTSQMLIMRYLTSLGEYQEYLAMAFENNVMQLIFGYLENLDRRDTCLAYEVLKYLASLLCHKKFALEFIAHGGLELLLKVPRPSLATTGVSIAIYYLAYCEDAMERICSMQRPLISELVRYALWILGRCHDSSKCHATMFFSLSFQFKVILDEFDAQDGLRKLYNVISVLKILDPSHNDSDNDSEINEDQECASRQMVRHVCVALKRYMEAHFFYKYNSFLCQHYAASSSHFFSQNPTVAAKLTFDQLHDQIRTLQEHTSIRAQWQPVDQLMKLGGITMLLRIIAFSYDWMNTGRSETVRSALDVLSVCCIIPRVYVVLCERLTMLDKTTTSGFCSVLGAAAGEITTDAEVLKSALAVLCHCVCSPIIRNPDSSSAGGRMIKFGNSSRKNKANNKYAEELIERVWESVCSNNGIVVLLSLMQTKGPITDADCIRGMACRALAGLARSDRVRQIVSKLPLFASGQLQTLMRDPILQEKRAEHVIFQKYALELLERVSGKTKPLNNPLDPSLSNMHKANVIAQTRIQYNKQQLYQLIFEHLESNGLSQTAQMLQREVGLPLQTPTTRNFHQSPFDYKTLPSGGSSSLSRSRLRSRMQDVNAAIMASGEPSRSFSEDSLLAAVGTVAGAGEAASGSSGIPNFGCLNASSQTPPIKIRRTERHPSMSSSVSRSNVIQKHMMEPGGMAMGLPDDLAQPHPNRVTLNTIVTEYLTNQHSLCNNPVITCPQFDLYEPHKCPDPRPSRLLSSNYNLTSRHARTQAGFNTSRFDRRYVHTHFSPWRTLRSADYEDLEFTCCDLVGKYIIVGTQQGDGRVFNLNNGVEQFFSNCHNFSVDAIKANRAGDLVITSSFWRIPTSILWSIADNEFKLKLRLPDVTYCEFSQTSQDRLLGTQNECAVLYDINTGTRMSTFTPTIPNLYTKNRATLCRTDELILSDGVLWDVRSGKEIHKFDKFNQCISGVFHPNCLEIIANTEVWDLRTFHLLQTVPVLDQRQCTFSPMHVIYGASLGADRDHDSETTTYDTSFNVLDSYDYSSIATIDVKRNINDLSVSANGGLIAVVEDYSGYESKQETYVKIYAVGVKKGERSEEEDDEEVPESDEDGSDTGSETFTLGPDFMGFPMLRRNLNGNGNNDDEDEDDDDDDDDGDLDDGELLSSDEDIDVDVDGDGDDDAEDDVFDYFPNVDSSSDE